In Parasteatoda tepidariorum isolate YZ-2023 chromosome 2, CAS_Ptep_4.0, whole genome shotgun sequence, one DNA window encodes the following:
- the LOC107436303 gene encoding speckle-type POZ protein B-like isoform X2, with product MKASNTVNFQSVKVFIMSNETEGEFKFTLTIGNLDHILNTTGEYQKKSKIVEAKQLNGTKWYLRLYRYQSSPPGCFSCFLCRINDDDNSENITVTYKLELIDMYGKIFKSVVKENITFSRRSSSEVDSFLDSNSLKQYWKFTGFLHLTLIFRCHIIDASYKKQAMTVEIPSVIHTQWKINIPGPENWTKKVKIPFHECTHIDIIVHASDEGINIKIEKVDLLQPHKMNISILDDENRKIDCELPKKAFENQKFETWIEKSHLVDESRFHLPYSFTLVCTITTSGENSDSNAENWKQDYSFPYLMGSPLPLQEDLKEMLLNDKHSDVKLKTRDKIIAAHKCLLSARSPVFSKMFDQDMLETQTGIVDIPDVESDTLQSFLEFLYTDTITHTDYEKLLKLMFVADRYQVDYLKTRCSIILMSKVSLENVCEVVSVSDMVNQPSLKLCAVNFIKENKKKIISSPVWLEWVEKNMKLANEILMKLIDV from the exons atgaaa gcttcaaacactgtaaattttcaAAGTGTAAAGGTTTTTATCATGTCTAACGAAACTGAAGGAGAGTTTAAGTTCACTTTGACAATCGGCAACCTTGatcacattttaaatacaacAGGTGAATaccagaaaaaaagtaaaattgttgaGGCTAAGCAATTGAATGGTACAAAATGGTATTTAAGATTGTACCGATATCAATCATCACCTCCAGGTTGTTTTTCGTGTTTTCTATGCAGAATTAATGACGACgacaattctgaaaatataactGTAACATATAAATTAGAATTGATTGATATGTATGGGAAGATTTTCAAATCTGttgtaaaggaaaatataactttttcaagAAGATCTAGCAGTGAAGTTGACAGTTTTCTAGACAGTAATTCCCTGAAACAGTATTGGAAATTCACCGGATTCTtgcatttaacattaattttccGCTGCCACATAATTGACGCAAGCTACAAAAAACAAGCAATGACGGTGGAAATTCCGAGTGTGATCCATACAcagtggaaaataaatattcctggTCCTGAAAATTGGAccaagaaagtaaaaattccatttcatgAATGTACTCATATAGATATTATTGTGCATGCTTCTGATGAAggaattaacataaaaattgagaaagtgGATTTGTTACAACctcataaaatgaatatatcaATATTGGATGATGAAAATCGTAAAATAGATTGTGAATTGCCAAAAAAAGCCTTCGAAAACCAGAAATTTGAGACTTGGATTGAAAAAAGTCATCTTGTGGACGAATCACGCTTTCACTTACCGTATTCGTTCACTCTGGTATGTACCATTACAACTTCTGGTGAAAATTCGGATTCAAACGCTGAGAATTGGAAGCAAGATTATTCTTTTCCATATTTAATGGGTTCTCCATTACCTCTGCAAGAAGATCTCAAAGAAATGCTATTGAATGACAAGCATAGCGACGTTAAATTGAAGACACGTGACAAAATCATAGCTGCTCACAAATGCTTGCTGTCAGCCCGATCTCCCGTGTTCTCCAAAATGTTTGATCAAGATATGCTGGAAACTCAGACTGGCATTGTTGATATTCCAGATGTAGAAAGTGATACTCTGcaatcatttttagaatttctgtaCACTGATACGATCACCCACACTGATTATGAGAAATTGTTGAAACTGATGTTTGTGGCTGATAGATATCAAGTGGATTACTTGAAAACACGATGCTCAATAATACTGATGTCCAAAGTGTCGTTGGAGAACGTCTGTGAAGTGGTTTCTGTTTCTGATATGGTCAATCAACCGAGTTTGAAACTGTGTgcagttaattttataaaggaaaacaaaaagaagattATTTCCTCACCTGTTTGGTTAGAGTGGGTGGAAAAGAACATGAAATTAGCCAATGAAATTCTGATGAAGTTGATTGATGTTTGA
- the LOC107436303 gene encoding speckle-type POZ protein B-like isoform X3 produces MSNETEGEFKFTLTIGNLDHILNTTGEYQKKSKIVEAKQLNGTKWYLRLYRYQSSPPGCFSCFLCRINDDDNSENITVTYKLELIDMYGKIFKSVVKENITFSRRSSSEVDSFLDSNSLKQYWKFTGFLHLTLIFRCHIIDASYKKQAMTVEIPSVIHTQWKINIPGPENWTKKVKIPFHECTHIDIIVHASDEGINIKIEKVDLLQPHKMNISILDDENRKIDCELPKKAFENQKFETWIEKSHLVDESRFHLPYSFTLVCTITTSGENSDSNAENWKQDYSFPYLMGSPLPLQEDLKEMLLNDKHSDVKLKTRDKIIAAHKCLLSARSPVFSKMFDQDMLETQTGIVDIPDVESDTLQSFLEFLYTDTITHTDYEKLLKLMFVADRYQVDYLKTRCSIILMSKVSLENVCEVVSVSDMVNQPSLKLCAVNFIKENKKKIISSPVWLEWVEKNMKLANEILMKLIDV; encoded by the coding sequence ATGTCTAACGAAACTGAAGGAGAGTTTAAGTTCACTTTGACAATCGGCAACCTTGatcacattttaaatacaacAGGTGAATaccagaaaaaaagtaaaattgttgaGGCTAAGCAATTGAATGGTACAAAATGGTATTTAAGATTGTACCGATATCAATCATCACCTCCAGGTTGTTTTTCGTGTTTTCTATGCAGAATTAATGACGACgacaattctgaaaatataactGTAACATATAAATTAGAATTGATTGATATGTATGGGAAGATTTTCAAATCTGttgtaaaggaaaatataactttttcaagAAGATCTAGCAGTGAAGTTGACAGTTTTCTAGACAGTAATTCCCTGAAACAGTATTGGAAATTCACCGGATTCTtgcatttaacattaattttccGCTGCCACATAATTGACGCAAGCTACAAAAAACAAGCAATGACGGTGGAAATTCCGAGTGTGATCCATACAcagtggaaaataaatattcctggTCCTGAAAATTGGAccaagaaagtaaaaattccatttcatgAATGTACTCATATAGATATTATTGTGCATGCTTCTGATGAAggaattaacataaaaattgagaaagtgGATTTGTTACAACctcataaaatgaatatatcaATATTGGATGATGAAAATCGTAAAATAGATTGTGAATTGCCAAAAAAAGCCTTCGAAAACCAGAAATTTGAGACTTGGATTGAAAAAAGTCATCTTGTGGACGAATCACGCTTTCACTTACCGTATTCGTTCACTCTGGTATGTACCATTACAACTTCTGGTGAAAATTCGGATTCAAACGCTGAGAATTGGAAGCAAGATTATTCTTTTCCATATTTAATGGGTTCTCCATTACCTCTGCAAGAAGATCTCAAAGAAATGCTATTGAATGACAAGCATAGCGACGTTAAATTGAAGACACGTGACAAAATCATAGCTGCTCACAAATGCTTGCTGTCAGCCCGATCTCCCGTGTTCTCCAAAATGTTTGATCAAGATATGCTGGAAACTCAGACTGGCATTGTTGATATTCCAGATGTAGAAAGTGATACTCTGcaatcatttttagaatttctgtaCACTGATACGATCACCCACACTGATTATGAGAAATTGTTGAAACTGATGTTTGTGGCTGATAGATATCAAGTGGATTACTTGAAAACACGATGCTCAATAATACTGATGTCCAAAGTGTCGTTGGAGAACGTCTGTGAAGTGGTTTCTGTTTCTGATATGGTCAATCAACCGAGTTTGAAACTGTGTgcagttaattttataaaggaaaacaaaaagaagattATTTCCTCACCTGTTTGGTTAGAGTGGGTGGAAAAGAACATGAAATTAGCCAATGAAATTCTGATGAAGTTGATTGATGTTTGA
- the LOC107436303 gene encoding TD and POZ domain-containing protein 4-like isoform X1: MLICGKNDIGCRLWNKKYFFQASKTVNFQGIKVFIMSNEIEGVFTFSWEIGYINDLVNRRDEYQNESQIVEAEQLNGTKWFLKVHRYQSPFPGCFSCSLCRLYEDGKSENISVTFKLELIDGSGKIFKSVVKENICFSNGYSSGVDRFLDRKSLDMKMTQYITNPTLTVRCHIIEESFKKQALAEEIPTAIRTQWKINIRGHKNWTKKIKVPFHESTRIDIIMQASDERINIKIGEVGLVQPYEMDISILDDKNRKIDCELTKKAVENQKFETWIEKSQLVDESRFHLPYSFTLVCTIITSSANLDSSSENRTHEDSFPCLMDSPLPLQDDLKEMLLNDKHSDVQLKTRDKIIAAHKCLLSARSPVFSKMFDQDMLETQTGVVDIPDVESETLQSFLEFLYTDTITNTDYEKLLKLMFVAEKYQVDYLKKRCSVILMSKLSLQNVCEVVSVSDMVNQPSLKLCAVNFIKENKKKILSSPVWSEWVGKNMELANEILTKLIDV; encoded by the coding sequence ATGCTGATATGTGGTAAAAATGATATAGGTTGTCGTTTatggaataaaaagtatttctttcagGCTTCAAAGACTGTAAATTTTCAAGGTATTAAGGTTTTCATCATGTCTAACGAAATTGAAGGAGTGTTTACATTCTCTTGGGAAATCGGCTACATCAATGATTTAGTAAATAGAAGAGATGAATACCAGAACGAAAGTCAAATTGTTGAGGCTGAACAATTGAATGGcacaaaatggtttttaaaagtgCACCGATATCAATCACCATTTCCAGGCTGTTTTTCGTGTTCTCTATGCAGGCTATATGAAGAcggaaaatctgaaaatatatcagtaacatttaaattagaaCTGATTGATGGAAGTGGGAAGATTTTCAAATCAGTCGTAAAGGaaaatatctgtttttcaaATGGATATAGCAGTGGAGTGGACCGTTTTCTAGATAGAAAATCCTTGGATATGAAAATGACGCAATACATTACGAATCCGACATTAACTGTCCGCTGCCACATAATTGAAGAAAGCTTCAAAAAACAAGCACTGGCGGAGGAAATTCCTACTGCAATCCGTACAcagtggaaaataaatattcgtgGTCATAAAAATTGgacgaagaaaataaaagttccaTTTCATGAATCTACTCGTATAGATATTATTATGCAAGCATCCGACGAAAGAATCAACATAAAAATTGGAGAAGTGGGTTTGGTACAACCTTATGAAATGGATATATCAATATTGGATGataaaaatcgcaaaatagatTGTGAATTGACAAAAAAAGCCGTCGAAAACCAAAAATTTGAGACTTGGATTGAAAAAAGTCAGCTTGTGGACGAATCACGTTTTCACTTACCGTATTCGTTCACTCTGGTATGTACCATTATAACTTCAAGTGCAAATTTGGATTCAAGCTCTGAGAATCGGACGCATGAAGATTCTTTTCCATGTTTAATGGATTCTCCTTTACCTCTGCAAGACGATCTCAAAGAAATGCTATTGAATGACAAGCATAGCGACGTTCAATTGAAGACACGTGACAAAATCATTGCTGCTCACAAATGTTTGCTGTCAGCCCGATCTCCCGTGTTCTCTAAAATGTTTGATCAAGATATGCTGGAAACTCAGACTGGCGTTGTTGATATTCCGGATGTAGAAAGTGAAACTCTGCAATCATTTTTAGAGTTTCTGTACACTGACACGATCACCAACACTGATTATGAGAAATTGTTGAAACTGATGTTTGTGGCTGAGAAATATCAAGTGGATTACTTGAAAAAACGATGCTCAGTAATACTGATGTCCAAACTGTCTTTGCAGAATGTCTGTGAAGTGGTTTCTGTTTCTGATATGGTCAATCAACCGAGTTTGAAACTGTGTgcagttaattttataaaagaaaacaaaaagaagattCTATCCTCACCTGTTTGGTCAGAGTGGGTGGGAAAGAACATGGAATTAGCCAATGAAATTCTGACGAAATTGATTGATGTTTGA
- the LOC122270362 gene encoding speckle-type POZ protein B-like has protein sequence MSNETEGVFTFTWEIGNLIDLINTMGDYQKTSSIVEAETLKGTKWYLRVYRYQSSFRGCFTCCLCRQNDDEKSENISVTYKLELIDRGGKIFKSVVKENITFSKRSYSEVYSFLDRNSLTQYREMMELSRPTLTVRYHIIDPSYKKQKMTVEIPTVIHTQWKINIPGPENWTKKVKVPFHECTHIDIIIMQASHERINIKIENVDLLHPYKLKIAILSDENRKIDCELPKKAVENQKFETWIEKSQLVDKSRFHLPYSFTLVCTIITSGGNLDSRAANSTQDDSFPCSMVSLLPLQEDLKEMLLNDKHSDVKLRSHGMVIPAHKGLLSVRSPVFSTMFDQDMLETQTGVVDIPDVESETLQSFLEFLYTDTITNIDYEKLLKLMFVAEKYQVDYLKKRCSVILMSKLSLENVCEVVSVSDVVNQPNLKLCAINFIKENKKKIISSPVWSEWVGKNMKLAIEILSKLIDV, from the coding sequence ATGTCTAACGAAACTGAAGGAGTGTTTACGTTCACTTGGGAAATCGGTAACctcattgatttaataaatacaatggGTGATTATCAGAAAACGAGTTCCATAGTTGAGGCTGAAACATTGAAAGGAACTAAATGGTATTTAAGAGTGTACAGATATCAATCATCATTTCGAGGTTGTTTTACGTGCTGTCTATGCAGGCAAAATGACgatgaaaaatctgaaaatatatcAGTAACATATAAATTAGAACTGATTGATAGAGGTGGgaagatttttaaatcagtcgtgaaagaaaatatcactttttcaaaaagatcTTACAGTGAAGTTTACAGTTTTCTAGATAGAAATTCTTTGACTCAGTATAGGGAAATGATGGAACTCTCTCGTCCGACATTAACTGTCCGCTACCACATAATTGACCCAAgctacaaaaaacaaaaaatgacgGTGGAAATTCCGACTGTGATCCATACAcagtggaaaataaatattcctggTCCTGAAAATTGGACGAAGAAAGTAAAAGTTCCATTTCATGAATGTACTCAtatagatattattattatgcaagCTTCCCATGAAAGAATCAACATAAAAATTGAGAACGTGGATTTGTTACATCCTTATAAACTGAAAATCGCAATATTGAGTGATGAAAATCGAAAAATAGATTGTGAATTGCCAAAAAAAGCTGTCGAAAACCAGAAATTTGAGACTTGGATAGAAAAAAGTCAACTTGTGGACAAATCACGCTTTCACTTACCGTATTCGTTCACTTTGGTGTGTACCATTATAACTTCTGGTGGAAATTTGGATTCAAGAGCTGCGAATTCGACGCAGGATGATTCTTTTCCATGTTCAATGGTTTCTCTTTTACCTCTGCAAGAAGATCTCAAAGAAATGCTATTGAATGACAAGCATAGCGACGTTAAACTGCGATCACATGGCATGGTCATACCGGCTCACAAAGGCTTGCTGTCAGTCCGATCTCCCGTGTTCTCCACCATGTTCGATCAAGATATGCTGGAAACTCAGACTGGCGTTGTTGATATTCCTGATGTAGAAAGTGAAACTCTGCAATCATTTTTAGAGTTTCTGTACACTGATACGATTACCAACATTGATTATGAGAAATTGTTGAAACTGATGTTTGTGGCTGAAAAATATCAAGTGGATTACTTGAAAAAACGATGCTCAGTAATACTGATGTCCAAACTGTCGTTGGAGAACGTCTGTGAAGTGGTTTCTGTTTCTGATGTGGTCAATCAACCGAATTTGAAATTGtgtgcaattaattttataaaggaaaacaaaaagaagattATTTCCTCACCTGTTTGGTCAGAGTGGGTGGGAAAGAACATGAAATTAGCCATTGAAATTTTGTCGAAGTTGATTGATGTTTGA